One window of the Streptomyces sp. NBC_00259 genome contains the following:
- the pyk gene encoding pyruvate kinase codes for MRRSKIVCTLGPAVDSYEQLKALIEAGMNVARFNMSHGTQAEHQERYDRLRRAVAETGRPVGVLADLQGPKIRLETFAEGPVELVRGDEFTITTEDVAGDKSVCGTTYKGLPGDVSKGDQVLINDGNVELRVVEVVGPQVKTVVIEGGVISDHKGINLPGAAVNVPALSEKDVEDLRFALRMGCDLVALSFVRDASDVKDVHKVMDEEGRRVPVIAKVEKPQAVENMADVVMAFDGVMVARGDLAVEYPLERVPMVQKRLIELCRRNAKPVIVATQMMESMITNSRPTRAEASDVANAILDGADAVMLSAESSVGAYPIETVKTMSKIVTAAEEELLSKGLQPLVPGKKPRTQGGSVARAACEIADFLGGRALVAFTQSGDTARRLSRYRAQPPIVAFTTEESTRNQLTLSWGVEPFIAPFVETTDAMVDFVDAALLKLQRFNEGDTMIITAGSPPGVPGTTNMVRVHHLGGGKHD; via the coding sequence ATGCGCCGTTCCAAAATCGTCTGCACACTGGGCCCCGCCGTCGACTCCTACGAGCAGCTGAAAGCGCTCATCGAGGCCGGCATGAACGTGGCCCGATTCAACATGAGCCACGGAACCCAGGCAGAGCACCAGGAGCGGTACGACCGTCTCCGCAGGGCGGTGGCGGAGACCGGCCGCCCCGTGGGCGTGCTCGCCGACCTCCAGGGGCCGAAGATCCGTCTGGAGACCTTCGCCGAGGGCCCGGTCGAGCTGGTCCGCGGTGACGAGTTCACCATCACCACCGAGGACGTCGCCGGGGACAAGTCCGTCTGCGGTACGACGTACAAGGGCCTGCCCGGCGATGTCTCCAAGGGCGACCAGGTCCTGATCAACGACGGCAACGTCGAGCTGCGGGTCGTCGAGGTCGTCGGCCCGCAGGTCAAGACGGTCGTCATCGAGGGCGGTGTCATCTCCGACCACAAGGGCATCAACCTGCCCGGCGCGGCGGTGAACGTCCCGGCCCTCTCCGAGAAGGACGTCGAGGACCTGCGCTTCGCGCTGCGGATGGGCTGCGATCTCGTCGCGCTGTCCTTCGTGCGCGACGCGAGCGACGTCAAGGACGTCCACAAGGTGATGGACGAGGAGGGCCGCCGGGTCCCCGTCATCGCCAAGGTGGAGAAGCCGCAGGCCGTCGAGAACATGGCGGACGTCGTCATGGCCTTCGACGGCGTGATGGTGGCGCGCGGCGACCTGGCCGTCGAGTACCCGCTGGAGCGGGTCCCGATGGTGCAGAAGCGGCTCATCGAGCTGTGCCGCCGCAACGCCAAGCCGGTGATCGTCGCGACCCAGATGATGGAGTCGATGATCACCAACTCCCGCCCGACCCGCGCCGAGGCGTCCGACGTCGCCAACGCGATCCTGGACGGCGCCGACGCGGTCATGCTGTCGGCGGAGTCCTCGGTGGGCGCGTACCCGATCGAGACGGTCAAGACGATGTCCAAGATCGTCACGGCCGCGGAGGAGGAACTCCTCTCCAAGGGCCTCCAGCCCCTGGTCCCGGGCAAGAAGCCGCGCACCCAGGGCGGCTCCGTCGCCCGCGCGGCCTGCGAGATCGCCGACTTCCTCGGCGGCCGCGCCCTGGTCGCCTTCACCCAGTCCGGCGACACGGCCCGCCGCCTCTCCCGCTACCGGGCCCAGCCGCCCATCGTGGCCTTCACGACGGAGGAGTCGACCCGCAACCAGCTCACCCTGAGCTGGGGCGTGGAGCCCTTCATCGCCCCCTTCGTGGAGACCACGGACGCGATGGTCGACTTCGTCGACGCGGCCCTGCTGAAGCTCCAGCGCTTCAACGAGGGCGACACCATGATCATCACGGCCGGATCCCCTCCCGGCGTCCCGGGCACGACGAACATGGTGCGGGTGCACCACCTGGGCGGCGGCAAGCACGACTGA